The Mesorhizobium sp. AR02 genomic interval CCTTCGGCTTCTATGAAGGGCTTGGCTTTCGGCGCGTCGCAGGCGAAGAATTCGTCACCCACCGCTTCGTGCTCGGGAAGGGGAACTGAAATGTCCTTGCGTCCGCCATCTCATCTTGCTGGCTCGTCGGCCGCCGAAGCGGCCTTCGACGCGCTCGGCCATGAAATCCTGGCCGAGAAAGCCGCGGCACTCGGCCGTGCTGGCCAAAAGGTCGAGGAAACGCTGGCTCGGCTAAGCGACAATGCAGACGAGGAACTGCGTCCCCGGCTTCTCAAGGAGGCTGCTGTGGCCGTGCACGCCTATTTCATCCAGCGCGAACTTTGCGGCCTGCGCAGGCACGAGGCCGTCATCCGCGAGTATGGCATACCCAAGGCGGTGCTTGTCCGGTTGGGGGCGATGTAAGGATCATTCGAGCCATTCGGTGATGAACTTGCCGTTCTCGTGAATGTCGGTGGTTTCCAGGGGACCCGGACCGAGATTGGTGAATTTGTGCGGCGTGTGGGGCGGCACGATGACAATCTGGCCGGCGGAAGCCTCGATTTCCTGGTCGCCGACGGTGAACAGGCCGGTACCCTGGCGGATGATGAATATCTCTGCGTAAGGGTGGGCGTGCAGCCGCGGGCCGCCGCCGACATCGGGCAGGTAGTTGAAGA includes:
- a CDS encoding DUF6665 family protein, which produces MSLRPPSHLAGSSAAEAAFDALGHEILAEKAAALGRAGQKVEETLARLSDNADEELRPRLLKEAAVAVHAYFIQRELCGLRRHEAVIREYGIPKAVLVRLGAM
- a CDS encoding cupin domain-containing protein, yielding MAHVIDREEWAVRSDHWKGELQCGAYGSNSCLIFNYLPDVGGGPRLHAHPYAEIFIIRQGTGLFTVGDQEIEASAGQIVIVPPHTPHKFTNLGPGPLETTDIHENGKFITEWLE